From Deltaproteobacteria bacterium:
CCGCGAGCGCGTCGTCGTGCCGGCCGAGGTGGTGCAGCGCCTGCGCGAGACGATAGGGCGGGTCGTACAGGTGCGGCAGCGCGCGCGCCGACGCCTCGAGGTCCGGCACCAGCTCCGCGACCGCGTCGAGCGCCATGTAGACCTCCAGCCGCGGCCAGTTGTACGTGCTCGCCAGGTAGGGATCTCCGGCGGTGCGCGCCGCTTCGTCCAGCAGCGCGCGCTCGCGCTTGGCCCAGCGCCGCGCGGCGGCCGCGTCGCCGATGCGGGCGGCGTAGCCGCGCAGCACGCGCATCGCGTCGGCCCGGTCGTCGACGGACAGCGGCGCGTCCGCGTCGGCGACGAGCGCCGCGAGCCGCGCGATCGCGACCGTCGCGAGCTGGCGGCGCCGCGGGTCGCCCGCCGGCAGCGCGTCGGCGCAGTCGGCCGCGCGGTCGAGGAAGTCCGCCGCCGCGGCGGTGCGGCCGGTGTCGCCGGCGCGCGCGAGCGCCAGGTCGACGCAGGCTCCCGGGTCGCCGGCGCGCGCGAGTTCCGCGAGGTACGCGACCAGGACGGGGGCGCGGCGCGGCCAGTCCGCCGGCGCGCGGGCGATGGCCTCGGCGTAGCGAGCGGCCGCGGTGGCGTGATCGCCGGCCGCCGCCGCCCGGTCGCCGGCGCGGGCGAGCGCGGCGGCATCGCCGTCGTCCGCGGCCTGCAGCGCGTCGTCGAGCAGCGCGCGCAGGTCGCGGACCGACGCCGCGCCGAGGTGGCGCGCGAGGATCGCCTCGTCGTCGGCGCGGACGACGTACAGCGTCGGCCACACGGACACGGGCAGCTTGGCGAGCGCCGGCGCGTTGCCCGGGCGGTCGGTGTCCAGCGCCAGCCACACGAACCGGTCGGCGTAGGGCGCCAGGCTCGGGTCGCGCAACACCGTGTGTTTCATCGACAGGCACGTGTGGCACCACTCGGCCCACAGGTCGACGAACAGCGGCAGCTTGCGCCGGCGCGCTTCCGCGAGCGCGCCCGCGTAGTCGTCGCGCCGCCATGACAGCGGACCGTCGGCCGCCGCGCCGGGGGAGGTTGCCGCGGTGGCGGCTGGCGCCGGCGCGCGGTGCGTGGCCGCGCGCGGCGAAGCGGCCGGGCGGTCGCGACACGCGGCGGCCGCCGCGACGGCCGCCCACGCCGCGGCGACGGCGGAGACGAAACGGGGTGGGCGCATGCCGTCCAGATAGCATGCCCCGGGCCGATCGTTTATGGTTTCGCGCCTATGTC
This genomic window contains:
- a CDS encoding thioredoxin family protein, with the protein product MRPPRFVSAVAAAWAAVAAAAACRDRPAASPRAATHRAPAPAATAATSPGAAADGPLSWRRDDYAGALAEARRRKLPLFVDLWAEWCHTCLSMKHTVLRDPSLAPYADRFVWLALDTDRPGNAPALAKLPVSVWPTLYVVRADDEAILARHLGAASVRDLRALLDDALQAADDGDAAALARAGDRAAAAGDHATAAARYAEAIARAPADWPRRAPVLVAYLAELARAGDPGACVDLALARAGDTGRTAAAADFLDRAADCADALPAGDPRRRQLATVAIARLAALVADADAPLSVDDRADAMRVLRGYAARIGDAAAARRWAKRERALLDEAARTAGDPYLASTYNWPRLEVYMALDAVAELVPDLEASARALPHLYDPPYRLAQALHHLGRHDDALAAAERALERVYGPRKANVLSLIADIHEARGDRAAARAAVEALVAHWESLPDGQRRPDRLAAARKRLAELR